From a region of the Notolabrus celidotus isolate fNotCel1 chromosome 14, fNotCel1.pri, whole genome shotgun sequence genome:
- the LOC117825045 gene encoding interleukin-18-like, which translates to MATNYSTPTHFVGIHEKAFIFEEGVKDEPDLCLDAFRKSKEFHQCWIKNEDKCLIFHEREVQKQFLTEVEQNQSGCQCTIQIYHDSSSEQAQGRAVMLYVIQDGQNMVVCCTENKDVCAEAMDLPSKIDKDAHKAVFYRRSLQSGTDMYMFESSLYRSRFLGFNKSSEQSSLDKLVLCQKDDKEVNERCEFSLFKCK; encoded by the exons ATGGCGACCAATTATTCCACCCCTACACACTTTGTTGGTATACATGAGAAAGCGTTCATCTTTGAAG AGGGTGTAAAAGATGAGCCAG ATTTGTGTTTAGATGCCTTTAGGAAGTCCAAAGAGTTCCATCAATGCTGGATCAAAAACGAGGACAAATGCCTGATTTTTCATGAAAGAGAAGTCCAAAAACAGTTCTTAACTGAGGTTGAGCAAAACCAGTCTG GCTGCCAATGTACCATCCAGATTTACCATGACAGCAGCTCGGAGCAAGCGCAAGGGAGGGCCGTCATGCTGTATGTCATCCAAGACGGACAGAATATGGTGGTCTGCTGCACTGAGAATAAGGATGTTTGTGCTGAGGCCATG GATCTTCCCAGCAAAATTGATAAAGACGCACACAAAGCTGTGTTCTACCGGAGGAGTCTCCAATCAGGGACTGACATGTACATGTTTGAGTCGTCTCTGTACCGGTCTCGGTTCCTGGGATTCAACAAGTCTAGTGAGCAGAGTTCTCTGGACAAACTGGTGCTGTGCCAAAAGGATGACAAGGAAGTGAATGAGCGCTGTGAGTTTTCCTTGTTTAAATGCAAATAA